A window of the Verminephrobacter eiseniae EF01-2 genome harbors these coding sequences:
- a CDS encoding ABC transporter substrate-binding protein, translated as MSAAAWMPSSALAQDTVRFGVLLPLTGPAALSGTSIVEGMRLAAEEANAQGGVKGKKVQLFEEDDEGLTTKAVTGARRLVESNKVIGISGSYISAAAIAATKVAREFKVPVVSGGSTSVSATDANTPGDPWFFRAFPGSIEQGEQSARDIVQKLKAKKVAVIYENSPYGMSLAEQMRKDIPRFGGQVVAEEIYNTDERDFYSVLTKVRARQPEAIYLAGLMDAGVQVIRQASEVGLKTQLVGSGSMMSDKLIQLTGHASEGFAVSSMFEPSTPNEFGQKFTRMFRERYKKEPDVFTALGYDSMHLLIEAARRAAKLDGEQVRAELIKMSDVPLVQGPANTMVKFDAKGGSTFRIGLAIVRNGKRVWLPFD; from the coding sequence TTGTCCGCAGCGGCATGGATGCCGTCGTCCGCGCTGGCCCAGGACACGGTGCGGTTTGGCGTGCTGCTTCCGCTGACGGGTCCGGCTGCGCTTTCCGGCACATCCATCGTTGAAGGCATGCGGCTCGCGGCCGAGGAAGCGAATGCGCAGGGCGGAGTCAAGGGCAAGAAGGTGCAACTGTTCGAGGAAGACGACGAAGGGCTCACCACCAAGGCCGTGACCGGCGCGCGCAGGCTGGTGGAGTCGAACAAGGTCATTGGCATCAGCGGCTCCTATATCAGCGCGGCGGCGATTGCCGCGACCAAGGTCGCCAGGGAGTTCAAGGTTCCCGTGGTCTCCGGCGGCTCCACTTCCGTGTCCGCCACGGACGCCAACACGCCGGGCGACCCGTGGTTCTTCCGCGCTTTCCCTGGCAGCATCGAACAGGGCGAGCAGTCGGCGCGCGACATCGTGCAAAAGCTCAAGGCGAAAAAGGTCGCCGTGATCTATGAAAACTCACCCTACGGCATGTCCCTGGCCGAGCAGATGCGCAAGGACATCCCGCGGTTCGGCGGGCAGGTCGTGGCGGAGGAAATCTACAACACCGACGAGCGCGACTTCTATTCGGTGCTGACCAAGGTGCGCGCCAGGCAGCCCGAGGCGATCTATCTGGCGGGACTGATGGATGCCGGGGTGCAGGTGATCCGCCAGGCATCCGAAGTCGGCCTCAAGACGCAACTCGTCGGATCGGGCTCGATGATGAGCGACAAACTGATCCAGCTCACGGGCCATGCGTCGGAGGGCTTCGCCGTCTCGTCCATGTTCGAGCCGTCCACGCCGAATGAATTCGGCCAGAAGTTCACCAGGATGTTCCGCGAGCGCTACAAGAAAGAGCCCGATGTCTTTACTGCGCTCGGCTACGACTCGATGCACCTGCTCATCGAGGCCGCGCGCCGCGCCGCGAAACTCGACGGAGAGCAGGTGCGCGCCGAGCTGATCAAGATGAGCGACGTGCCGCTGGTCCAGGGCCCGGCCAACACCATGGTCAAGTTCGATGCGAAGGGTGGATCGACCTTCAGGATCGGGCTGGCGATCGTCCGCAACGGCAAGCGCGTCTGGCTGCCCTTCGACTGA
- a CDS encoding IclR family transcriptional regulator — MKEQFLGSDNLFVQSLAKGIGLLEALGARPGALSLTDLADLTGMDRSTTQRMTHTLVQLGYIEKGANGRGFVPGRKILDRTFDYLSHNLLIERASPILTDLQREAGERVDLSLFDDLSIIYAWRRQTKRQTFFATLVGRRIPCYCSSGGRAIMSHLPQQRVDDILARSTLRPITPKTETDVAVIKRRIAQARESNYALALEETLLGEIAVGCAILDHDRQPMAALHIAGSLSEWTVEAFVQRFTPLAIEAARALGGGIPR; from the coding sequence ATGAAGGAGCAGTTTTTGGGTTCGGATAACTTGTTCGTGCAATCGCTTGCCAAAGGCATTGGATTGCTGGAAGCCCTGGGAGCGCGCCCCGGTGCCCTGAGCCTGACCGACTTGGCCGACCTGACGGGAATGGATCGCAGCACGACGCAGCGCATGACGCATACGCTGGTGCAGTTGGGCTATATCGAGAAGGGCGCCAACGGCCGCGGCTTCGTGCCGGGCCGCAAGATCCTCGATCGCACCTTCGACTACCTCAGCCACAACCTGCTGATCGAACGGGCGAGCCCGATCCTGACAGACCTGCAGCGCGAGGCCGGCGAGCGCGTGGACCTGAGCCTGTTCGACGACCTGTCCATCATTTACGCTTGGCGGCGCCAGACGAAGCGGCAGACCTTCTTTGCCACGCTGGTGGGACGCCGGATCCCGTGCTATTGCTCGTCAGGGGGAAGGGCGATCATGTCGCACCTGCCGCAGCAGCGCGTCGACGACATCCTTGCGCGTTCGACGCTGCGACCGATCACGCCCAAGACCGAAACCGATGTGGCGGTCATCAAGCGCCGTATCGCACAGGCGCGGGAGTCGAATTACGCGCTGGCCCTGGAGGAAACACTGCTGGGCGAAATCGCGGTGGGCTGCGCGATCCTCGACCATGACCGGCAGCCGATGGCCGCGCTGCACATCGCCGGATCGCTGTCAGAGTGGACTGTGGAGGCCTTCGTCCAGCGCTTCACGCCGTTGGCCATCGAAGCGGCGCGTGCGCTCGGAGGCGGCATACCGCGTTAA
- a CDS encoding CoA pyrophosphatase: MNPSPARGATPAASPVIAPLSSLAGFDPRLVPVRCVDAHLPVVPPEAQTPQALRARFANPPPWEPEVVLERKFIERAPARASVLLAIVLREQPMVLLTERTAHLSTHSGQVAFPGGRADPQDASATDTALREAQEEVGLEPGFVEVLGTLSTYLTGSAFIITPVVGLVQPGCVLRPNPCEVAQLFEVPLAFLLDPANHRRHVFDRDGVRREWFSMPYQDGDKNHYIWGATAGMLRNFYRFMRA; encoded by the coding sequence ATGAACCCCTCTCCTGCCCGTGGCGCCACTCCTGCCGCCTCGCCGGTGATCGCGCCGCTGTCGAGCCTGGCCGGTTTCGACCCCCGCCTGGTGCCGGTGCGCTGCGTGGATGCGCATCTGCCGGTGGTGCCGCCAGAGGCGCAGACGCCCCAGGCGCTGCGTGCGCGTTTTGCCAATCCGCCGCCGTGGGAACCCGAAGTGGTGCTGGAGCGGAAATTCATCGAACGCGCGCCGGCACGGGCCTCGGTGCTGCTGGCCATCGTGCTGCGCGAGCAGCCCATGGTGCTGCTGACCGAGCGCACGGCGCATCTGTCCACGCATTCGGGGCAGGTGGCTTTTCCCGGCGGCCGGGCCGACCCGCAAGATGCGTCTGCCACCGACACGGCTTTGCGCGAGGCGCAGGAAGAAGTCGGGCTCGAGCCCGGGTTCGTCGAGGTGCTGGGCACCCTGTCCACCTATCTGACCGGGTCGGCCTTCATCATCACCCCGGTGGTGGGGCTGGTGCAGCCGGGCTGTGTGCTCCGGCCCAATCCCTGCGAAGTGGCACAACTGTTCGAGGTGCCGCTGGCCTTTTTGCTCGACCCGGCCAACCACCGGCGCCATGTGTTCGATCGTGATGGCGTGCGCCGGGAATGGTTTTCCATGCCCTATCAGGACGGCGACAAAAACCACTACATCTGGGGAGCCACCGCCGGCATGTTGCGCAATTTCTATCGCTTCATGCGGGCATGA